The following are from one region of the Arthrobacter sp. TMP15 genome:
- the ftsH gene encoding ATP-dependent zinc metalloprotease FtsH — protein sequence MKVKKLFKGPFVWIIVVVVLIGAGLFTLTGTGQSRVGTSEALDLLKNDKVVSAKIFGSEGRVDLVLKDDYTTLDDRKAGKNVQFYYGGYRATTMVDAIDNAKLEKFDDQPASNNFWSSMLSLLIPFVLIGLIFWFLFSRMQGGGNKVMQFGKSKAKLLTKDHPQVTFNDVAGADEAVEELHEIKDFLQNPDKFTAVGAKIPKGVLLYGPPGTGKTLLARAVAGEAGVPFYSISGSDFVEMFVGVGASRVRDLFEQAKTNAPAIIFVDEIDAVGRHRGAGIGGGNDEREQTLNQLLVEMDGFDVKTNVILIAATNRPDVLDPALLRPGRFDRQIPVEAPDRLGREQILNVHSKGKPMAPGVDLNAVAKKTPGYTGADLANVLNEAALLTARSNAQLIDDRALDESIDRVMAGPQKRTRVMKELERKITAYHEGGHALVAAAMHNTAPVTKITILPRGRALGYTMVVPEDDKYSITRNELLDQMAYAMGGRVAEEIVFHDPSTGASNDIEKATATARAMVTQYGMSERIGAVKLGSGAGEPFMGRDAGQDRGYSESVAGVVDEEVRKLIDQAHDDAYEALIANRDVLDRLALELLERETLNQAEIAEIFTNLRRPPQRKVWLSKDSRPVSDLPPVITDKERRQALEAGVPAPDATSPQDQLANAHLDGEVDAPNSQQGINLGKGDTPQLPGQS from the coding sequence ATGAAAGTCAAAAAACTCTTCAAAGGTCCATTTGTCTGGATCATTGTGGTGGTTGTGCTCATTGGGGCCGGCCTATTCACGTTGACTGGCACAGGGCAGAGCCGCGTCGGCACTTCTGAAGCCTTGGACCTGCTCAAGAATGACAAAGTTGTCTCGGCCAAGATTTTTGGGTCCGAAGGCCGCGTGGACTTGGTCCTCAAGGACGACTACACAACGCTCGATGACCGCAAGGCTGGCAAGAACGTCCAGTTCTACTACGGCGGCTACCGGGCAACCACCATGGTTGATGCTATTGACAATGCCAAACTGGAAAAATTTGACGACCAGCCGGCGTCCAATAACTTCTGGTCAAGCATGCTTTCCTTGCTGATCCCTTTCGTGCTGATCGGCCTGATTTTCTGGTTCCTGTTCTCCCGCATGCAAGGCGGCGGCAACAAGGTCATGCAATTTGGCAAGTCAAAGGCCAAGCTGCTCACCAAAGACCACCCGCAGGTGACGTTCAATGACGTTGCGGGCGCGGATGAAGCGGTGGAAGAACTCCACGAAATTAAAGACTTCCTGCAGAACCCTGACAAGTTCACCGCCGTTGGCGCCAAGATTCCCAAGGGTGTTCTTCTGTACGGGCCTCCCGGAACCGGTAAAACCCTTCTGGCCCGTGCCGTGGCAGGCGAAGCCGGCGTACCGTTCTACTCCATCTCCGGATCTGACTTTGTTGAGATGTTTGTTGGTGTGGGTGCCTCCCGTGTCCGTGACCTCTTTGAGCAGGCCAAAACCAACGCCCCAGCCATCATCTTCGTTGACGAGATCGACGCCGTGGGCCGTCACCGTGGTGCCGGGATTGGCGGCGGCAATGACGAGCGCGAGCAGACGCTGAACCAGCTGCTGGTTGAAATGGACGGCTTTGATGTAAAAACCAACGTCATCTTGATTGCCGCCACCAACCGTCCGGATGTCCTGGACCCCGCCCTGCTGCGGCCAGGCCGCTTTGACCGTCAAATTCCTGTTGAGGCGCCCGATCGTTTGGGCCGCGAACAAATCCTGAACGTTCACTCCAAGGGCAAGCCCATGGCGCCCGGTGTGGACTTGAACGCCGTTGCCAAGAAGACACCCGGTTACACGGGTGCTGACCTGGCGAACGTTCTTAACGAGGCCGCACTGTTGACTGCCCGCTCCAACGCGCAGCTCATTGATGACCGTGCCTTGGATGAGTCAATTGACAGGGTTATGGCCGGGCCGCAGAAGCGCACCCGCGTCATGAAGGAACTGGAACGCAAGATCACCGCCTACCACGAGGGTGGTCACGCATTGGTGGCTGCGGCCATGCACAATACTGCCCCCGTCACCAAGATCACCATTCTGCCTCGTGGCCGTGCGTTGGGCTACACGATGGTTGTTCCCGAGGATGACAAGTACTCAATCACGCGTAATGAACTGCTCGATCAGATGGCGTACGCGATGGGTGGCCGTGTCGCTGAGGAGATCGTGTTCCACGATCCCTCAACCGGCGCCTCAAACGATATTGAGAAAGCCACCGCCACCGCCCGTGCCATGGTTACCCAGTACGGGATGAGTGAGCGGATTGGTGCCGTGAAGCTTGGCTCCGGCGCAGGCGAGCCGTTCATGGGTCGTGACGCTGGCCAGGATAGGGGCTACTCGGAGTCTGTTGCCGGGGTTGTGGATGAAGAGGTTCGCAAGCTTATTGATCAGGCGCACGACGACGCCTATGAGGCGTTGATAGCCAACCGCGATGTCCTTGACCGTTTGGCTCTTGAACTCCTTGAGCGTGAGACCCTGAACCAGGCTGAGATCGCGGAGATTTTCACGAATCTGCGCAGGCCGCCCCAGCGCAAGGTGTGGCTATCTAAGGATTCCCGCCCCGTCTCTGATCTGCCCCCTGTCATTACCGACAAGGAACGCCGTCAGGCGCTGGAAGCGGGTGTCCCTGCTCCGGATGCTACCTCCCCTCAGGACCAGCTTGCCAACGCCCACCTGGACGGTGAAGTAGATGCGCCAAACTCCCAGCAAGGCATCAATCTTGGCAAGGGCGATACCCCGCAACTGCCAGGACAGTCATAA
- the hpt gene encoding hypoxanthine phosphoribosyltransferase produces MDSQDVQADLKHVLYTTEQIQTRVAELAAQIDADYQGRDVLLVGVLKGAVMVMADLSRALHSHVTMDWMAVSSYGSGTQSSGVVRILKDLETDLMGKHVLIVEDIIDSGLTLSWLRANLMSRGPASVEICTLLRKPKAAKVEIDVKYVGYEIPNEFVVGYGLDFAEKYRNLDFIGTLAPHIYE; encoded by the coding sequence GTGGATTCACAAGACGTCCAAGCCGATCTTAAGCACGTTCTCTATACAACAGAACAAATTCAAACCCGCGTAGCCGAGCTGGCCGCACAGATTGATGCTGACTACCAGGGCCGTGACGTCCTCTTGGTCGGCGTACTCAAGGGTGCTGTCATGGTTATGGCGGATTTGTCCCGGGCCTTGCACAGTCACGTCACCATGGATTGGATGGCGGTTTCCTCCTACGGCTCCGGCACCCAGTCCTCAGGTGTTGTGCGTATCCTGAAGGACCTTGAAACGGACCTCATGGGCAAGCACGTACTCATCGTTGAAGACATCATTGATTCCGGTCTGACCTTGTCATGGCTGCGAGCCAACCTGATGTCACGTGGACCGGCATCCGTTGAAATTTGTACTTTATTGCGTAAACCAAAAGCCGCAAAAGTTGAGATTGACGTTAAATACGTTGGCTACGAGATTCCCAACGAATTTGTTGTTGGTTATGGCCTTGATTTTGCTGAAAAGTACCGCAACCTGGACTTCATCGGCACCTTGGCTCCGCACATTTACGAGTAG
- the tilS gene encoding tRNA lysidine(34) synthetase TilS yields the protein MVGELLGLKTTGKNREVQNPPLILVGCSGGPDSLALAAVCAFFAKRGEVRVGAVVVDHQMQAGSAEVAQATALQLRTLGLNPVLVREVELDYDGAGPEAAARAARFGALEAAAHEVGAHSVLLGHTLDDQAESVLLGLARGSGTRSLAGMRARRGIYLRPFLGLRRSETLAICDALELTPWHDPANQDPAYLRVRVRNELIPQLRAELGPGITESLARSANILGHDADFLDELAATEYNKIAIRTSAANHTSIARDTGDSPGKLAENRADNCRKNHADDSGADEIILSEDALRSAAPALRMRMLALAVVELGGVQPSLERLGAAEKLLDRTGSAGPVQLAGKVSAYRISRNQSVPHEGPGYGKLVLRRNT from the coding sequence ATGGTGGGGGAACTTTTGGGACTGAAAACCACAGGTAAAAACCGCGAGGTTCAGAACCCGCCCCTAATCTTGGTTGGTTGCAGCGGCGGGCCGGACTCGCTTGCGTTGGCTGCTGTTTGCGCGTTCTTTGCCAAACGTGGGGAAGTTCGTGTTGGCGCCGTCGTGGTTGACCATCAGATGCAAGCCGGCAGCGCCGAGGTTGCTCAGGCTACTGCGCTCCAGCTCCGCACGCTGGGACTGAACCCCGTACTTGTGCGCGAAGTTGAGCTGGACTATGACGGCGCCGGCCCGGAAGCGGCTGCCCGGGCTGCTCGCTTTGGGGCGCTTGAGGCCGCGGCGCATGAAGTGGGTGCTCACAGTGTGTTGTTGGGACATACCCTCGATGACCAAGCCGAATCGGTGTTGCTGGGACTCGCCAGAGGGTCAGGGACGCGTTCGTTGGCCGGCATGCGGGCACGCCGGGGGATCTATCTACGACCCTTTTTGGGACTGCGCAGAAGTGAGACTTTGGCCATATGTGATGCGTTAGAACTCACGCCATGGCATGACCCGGCCAATCAAGACCCGGCATACCTACGGGTCAGGGTCCGAAACGAGCTGATCCCCCAACTACGGGCCGAGCTGGGCCCCGGGATCACCGAATCCCTGGCCAGATCAGCGAACATTTTGGGTCATGACGCGGACTTTCTTGATGAGCTTGCCGCAACCGAATACAACAAAATTGCCATCCGGACCAGCGCGGCCAACCACACCAGCATAGCCAGAGACACGGGTGATTCTCCGGGGAAACTTGCGGAAAACCGTGCTGACAACTGCCGGAAAAACCATGCTGATGACAGTGGCGCTGATGAGATCATCCTGTCCGAAGATGCGCTCAGATCAGCGGCTCCGGCCCTGAGGATGAGAATGTTGGCGCTGGCCGTCGTCGAACTTGGCGGAGTCCAGCCAAGCCTTGAGCGACTCGGTGCGGCCGAAAAATTGCTGGACCGAACAGGCTCTGCCGGGCCCGTTCAACTCGCAGGAAAAGTCAGTGCCTACAGAATCTCCCGCAACCAGAGTGTTCCCCACGAGGGCCCCGGCTATGGGAAGCTAGTTCTTAGACGCAACACGTAA
- a CDS encoding zinc-dependent metalloprotease yields the protein MTPQSNSATTPSTSPSMVNWELAAKTAANLAPAGPALTGSEISAAVDNLRLMAERSVPYVHEISRLEAAKDLHDSEVLVVDRASWAKANTQSFAVMMDPVLRAVAAKQAQSAQEAGGKPVPGGSSTAVSATVTGAQLGGALAFLSSKVLGQYDPFSALAPATSDREQAAGGRLLLVAPNIITIERELKVAPADFRLWVCLHEQTHRVQFAAAPWLRHHMLSEIEKLGALLVGDSENFGERIMQSAKQLGSKSSKPKELAKPGEGLPLEDQPRGGVLDLLQNPEQKAALSRLTAVMSLLEGHANVVMDGVDQSIVPTVRTIRQRFNSRGKDRGVVEKFFRNLLGLDAKMRQYSDGAKFVRDAVAVVGMEGFNHVWTQAENLPTEKEIHNARLWVERMGL from the coding sequence ATGACTCCGCAGAGCAACTCCGCAACGACACCGTCCACTTCTCCCAGCATGGTCAATTGGGAGTTGGCCGCTAAGACGGCCGCCAACTTGGCACCGGCCGGTCCGGCGCTGACCGGTTCCGAAATCTCCGCAGCCGTGGACAACCTGCGCCTGATGGCTGAACGCTCAGTTCCATACGTGCATGAAATCAGTCGGCTTGAGGCCGCCAAGGACTTGCATGACTCCGAGGTACTGGTGGTAGACCGGGCCTCATGGGCCAAGGCCAATACGCAAAGTTTCGCCGTCATGATGGACCCCGTGCTGCGTGCCGTGGCAGCCAAGCAGGCCCAGAGTGCACAAGAAGCCGGGGGGAAACCGGTCCCCGGGGGCTCAAGCACGGCCGTGAGTGCCACCGTCACTGGTGCACAGCTGGGCGGCGCCCTGGCGTTTCTCTCTAGTAAAGTGCTTGGGCAGTATGATCCTTTCTCCGCGCTGGCGCCAGCTACTTCCGATCGAGAGCAGGCAGCGGGTGGGCGCCTTCTTCTCGTGGCGCCAAATATCATCACCATCGAACGCGAACTGAAGGTGGCACCGGCCGATTTCCGCCTTTGGGTGTGCCTTCATGAGCAAACCCATAGGGTGCAATTCGCCGCTGCACCCTGGCTTCGCCACCACATGCTCAGTGAGATTGAAAAACTGGGGGCACTGTTAGTGGGGGATTCGGAGAACTTTGGGGAACGCATTATGCAATCCGCCAAGCAGCTTGGCAGCAAGTCCAGCAAGCCCAAAGAGTTGGCGAAACCGGGTGAGGGTTTGCCATTGGAAGATCAACCTCGTGGCGGGGTTCTGGATTTGCTTCAGAATCCTGAGCAAAAAGCGGCACTTTCACGCCTGACGGCTGTTATGAGCCTGCTTGAAGGACACGCCAACGTTGTGATGGACGGTGTTGACCAAAGCATTGTTCCTACAGTGCGTACTATCCGCCAACGCTTCAACAGCCGAGGAAAGGACCGAGGCGTTGTTGAAAAATTCTTCCGAAACCTTCTAGGTCTGGACGCAAAAATGCGCCAGTACAGTGACGGTGCCAAGTTTGTCCGGGATGCTGTGGCAGTGGTTGGCATGGAGGGGTTCAATCATGTGTGGACGCAGGCGGAGAACCTGCCCACAGAAAAAGAAATCCACAACGCCCGGCTTTGGGTTGAGCGGATGGGTTTGTAA
- the dacB gene encoding D-alanyl-D-alanine carboxypeptidase/D-alanyl-D-alanine-endopeptidase, giving the protein MGRTSKVVTSGLLVCALAAVSVPVGLQVIPAFFPLDPGSVVVLPAAQQAPTSLGEISGVSPLAATAPIPDPGALSAGLKKALMFDGEGTFSMYVTDALTGETLFSQDGEKARTPASNLKLLTAGAVLKTLGPSTQFSTQAIAGSKANEIVLLAGGDSLLTAGASRADSTMGHAGLATLAQQTAKTLATAGVTGPATLSIDDTLFTGPALNPKWGDGDVEVGEIAPIFPMALYAGRYIPGVLSGPRPQDSAVAVAEAFAQALEDAGVKTTGAITRGKAPPPADGAGTNQPGAVLGTVKSASVTEQVRYMLEESDNYVAEVLGRMTAAKLGKEASNSGAVAAVRQVVQELGLEMTGISITDNSGLAAGNLISSQQLVQMLSLMLADPAAEIGQALPGLPIAGLTGSLAHRFVSAPSLDGAGLVRAKTGSLNLVTSLSGYVVNSQGRILVFSMMANGLTGGPIPARSVVDRAASVLASS; this is encoded by the coding sequence ATGGGACGCACGTCAAAAGTGGTGACGAGCGGCCTGCTCGTATGTGCACTCGCCGCTGTGAGTGTTCCCGTGGGCCTGCAAGTGATCCCGGCGTTCTTCCCGCTTGACCCGGGCTCGGTAGTTGTGCTGCCGGCGGCACAGCAGGCACCCACATCACTTGGCGAAATTTCCGGTGTCTCCCCGCTTGCGGCCACCGCGCCCATCCCCGATCCTGGTGCGCTTTCTGCCGGGTTGAAGAAAGCCTTGATGTTCGACGGCGAGGGAACCTTCAGCATGTACGTCACCGATGCGCTGACAGGCGAGACGCTGTTCTCCCAGGACGGCGAAAAAGCCAGGACTCCTGCCTCTAACCTGAAACTTTTGACAGCGGGTGCCGTTCTTAAAACGCTCGGACCAAGCACACAGTTCAGTACCCAAGCCATAGCAGGGTCCAAGGCCAATGAGATTGTGTTATTAGCCGGTGGTGATTCGCTGCTGACAGCAGGTGCCAGCCGAGCGGACTCAACGATGGGGCACGCTGGACTGGCCACCTTGGCGCAGCAAACCGCTAAAACTCTGGCAACGGCGGGAGTCACAGGTCCAGCAACGCTGAGCATTGATGACACTTTGTTCACGGGACCTGCATTGAACCCCAAGTGGGGTGATGGTGATGTTGAGGTAGGCGAGATTGCCCCCATTTTCCCCATGGCACTTTATGCAGGACGCTATATCCCGGGAGTTTTATCGGGTCCTCGTCCCCAAGATTCGGCTGTTGCCGTGGCGGAAGCGTTTGCACAGGCGTTGGAGGATGCAGGAGTTAAAACAACCGGGGCCATCACCCGAGGCAAGGCACCTCCTCCGGCTGATGGTGCGGGGACAAATCAGCCTGGTGCGGTACTTGGGACCGTGAAATCGGCCAGTGTCACCGAACAGGTCAGGTACATGCTTGAAGAGTCGGATAATTACGTAGCCGAAGTTCTTGGCCGTATGACGGCGGCGAAACTGGGCAAGGAAGCCAGTAACTCTGGGGCAGTGGCCGCGGTTCGACAGGTGGTTCAGGAGCTGGGGCTGGAGATGACAGGTATTTCCATCACAGATAATTCCGGTCTGGCAGCCGGGAACTTGATCAGCTCCCAGCAGCTAGTTCAGATGCTGTCTCTGATGTTGGCGGACCCGGCAGCAGAGATTGGCCAGGCCCTGCCTGGCCTTCCCATCGCAGGGCTCACAGGTTCTTTGGCGCACCGTTTTGTTTCAGCACCATCGCTTGACGGAGCAGGGTTGGTCCGCGCCAAGACCGGATCCTTGAACCTTGTCACATCGCTGTCAGGCTACGTAGTGAACTCACAAGGGCGCATACTTGTCTTTTCAATGATGGCTAACGGATTGACCGGTGGCCCCATCCCCGCCCGGTCAGTGGTTGACAGAGCCGCGAGCGTCTTGGCGTCAAGCTAG
- a CDS encoding inorganic diphosphatase, translating into MKHDVTIEIPRGSRVKYEVDHETGRVRLDRVLFTSMAYPTHYGFFDDTLGEDGDPLDALVMLQDFDLHPGVVVDARPIAVFNMTDESGGDAKVLCVVDDKRFDHIQELSDVDDFLVKEIEHFFTRYKDLEPGKWVKAAGWDNRAAAETELNASIQRFKDTQH; encoded by the coding sequence ATGAAGCACGACGTCACTATCGAGATCCCCCGTGGATCACGTGTTAAGTATGAAGTTGACCACGAGACCGGCCGTGTACGCCTGGACCGTGTGCTGTTTACGTCCATGGCGTACCCCACCCATTACGGCTTCTTTGATGACACTCTGGGCGAAGACGGCGATCCTCTTGACGCACTCGTGATGCTGCAGGATTTTGATCTGCACCCGGGCGTAGTTGTTGATGCCCGCCCCATCGCAGTTTTTAACATGACCGATGAATCCGGCGGAGACGCCAAGGTTTTGTGTGTTGTTGATGACAAGCGTTTTGATCACATCCAGGAGCTCTCCGACGTGGACGATTTCTTGGTCAAGGAAATCGAGCACTTCTTCACCCGTTACAAGGATCTGGAACCCGGCAAATGGGTCAAGGCTGCGGGCTGGGACAACCGCGCCGCCGCGGAGACCGAGCTGAACGCATCCATTCAACGGTTCAAAGACACCCAGCACTAA
- a CDS encoding HAD family hydrolase yields the protein MTITANSAKPGIDDRSIATQNFLVALDVDGTLVDHDGVMTDTVRHAARAVVAAGHEVIISTGRSLGAVLPVLELLGLVRGYAVCSNGGVTLRLDPALDLGYEIIDRETFSPKLALTTLREKIPGARFALEDANGDFLSTSRFQDPSFGIEARGVDFHHLLEAEAVRVVVNSAEASTAEFSAAIAAAGLHGVTYAVGWSAWLDIAAMGVTKASALEKLRVRLGITRELTVAVGDGSNDIDMLRWAGRGVAMGQAEPDVRAAANEITASVYDDGLATILHSLL from the coding sequence ATGACAATTACTGCAAATTCCGCAAAACCTGGCATCGATGACCGGTCAATAGCAACACAGAACTTCCTGGTGGCCCTTGATGTAGACGGCACCCTGGTGGACCATGACGGAGTAATGACCGACACTGTTAGGCACGCTGCTCGCGCCGTTGTCGCAGCCGGTCACGAGGTCATTATCTCCACCGGGCGCTCCTTAGGCGCAGTGCTGCCCGTCCTTGAGCTACTGGGCTTGGTCCGCGGCTACGCCGTGTGCTCCAACGGCGGTGTGACCCTCCGGCTGGATCCCGCACTGGATCTTGGCTATGAAATTATTGACCGCGAAACGTTTAGCCCCAAACTAGCCCTGACCACGTTGCGAGAAAAAATCCCTGGCGCGCGCTTTGCCTTGGAAGATGCCAATGGGGACTTTCTCTCAACCTCCCGTTTCCAAGACCCCAGTTTCGGCATTGAAGCCCGCGGGGTGGACTTCCATCACTTGCTAGAAGCTGAGGCGGTGCGGGTTGTGGTCAATTCTGCCGAGGCCAGCACGGCAGAATTTAGTGCCGCCATTGCCGCAGCCGGCCTGCATGGGGTGACCTACGCGGTGGGTTGGAGCGCCTGGCTGGACATTGCCGCAATGGGCGTCACCAAAGCCTCTGCGCTGGAGAAGCTGCGCGTGAGGCTGGGCATCACTCGGGAACTGACAGTCGCCGTGGGTGATGGTTCCAATGACATCGATATGCTTCGTTGGGCAGGCAGGGGAGTTGCCATGGGCCAGGCCGAACCGGACGTGAGAGCCGCAGCAAATGAGATTACGGCCTCCGTATACGACGACGGTTTGGCCACCATCCTGCACAGCCTGCTCTAG
- the serS gene encoding serine--tRNA ligase — protein MIDVRDLCENPEIYRASQRARGAEPSVVDSIIAADSARKAAITSFEALRAEQNAFGKKVAKAKGEEKQTLLAEVKELASAVKAASAASDTAAATADSLLRSMANLISEGVPEGGEDDFIVLKTVGTPREFPDFKAKDHLEIGELIGAIDMERGAKVSGSRFYFLKGVGARLELALLQMAMDQAIEAGFTPMITPTLVLPETMAGTGFDVEHDAEIYRLAEDNLYLVGTSEVALAGYHGNEIINVQEPLRYAGWSSCYRREAGSHGKDTRGIIRVHQFNKVEMFVYTTVEKAAEEHQRLLAWEEEMLAKVELPYRVIDTAAGDLGGSAARKFDCEAWVPTQGDYRELTSTSNCTSYQGRRLNIRERLAADDGGKGGTRAVATLNGTLATTRWIVAILEHHQNADGSVNVPVALRKYLGGMEVFPVL, from the coding sequence GTGATCGATGTACGAGACCTCTGCGAAAATCCTGAAATATACCGTGCCAGCCAGCGTGCCCGCGGTGCCGAACCGTCTGTGGTGGACTCCATCATCGCCGCTGATAGCGCCCGCAAGGCCGCAATTACCTCTTTTGAGGCACTGCGCGCCGAGCAGAATGCGTTTGGTAAAAAAGTTGCGAAAGCCAAGGGTGAAGAAAAGCAAACTCTTCTGGCTGAGGTCAAGGAGTTGGCGTCCGCAGTAAAGGCCGCCTCAGCCGCCTCTGATACGGCCGCTGCCACGGCCGATTCGCTTTTGCGCAGTATGGCCAACCTGATCTCAGAAGGTGTCCCCGAGGGGGGCGAGGATGACTTCATCGTCCTGAAGACCGTTGGTACCCCGCGTGAATTCCCGGACTTCAAGGCCAAAGACCATCTGGAAATCGGTGAACTCATCGGTGCCATCGATATGGAACGTGGTGCCAAGGTTTCCGGTTCGCGTTTCTACTTCCTTAAGGGAGTGGGCGCACGCCTGGAACTGGCGTTGTTGCAGATGGCTATGGACCAGGCCATCGAGGCCGGCTTTACACCCATGATCACCCCCACTTTGGTCCTGCCTGAAACCATGGCCGGCACAGGCTTTGATGTTGAGCACGACGCAGAAATTTATCGCCTGGCCGAAGACAACCTGTACTTGGTGGGCACTTCCGAGGTGGCTCTTGCGGGCTACCATGGCAATGAAATCATCAACGTTCAGGAACCCCTCAGGTACGCCGGATGGTCCTCCTGTTACCGCCGCGAAGCCGGTTCGCACGGCAAGGACACCCGCGGTATTATTCGCGTCCACCAGTTCAACAAAGTGGAAATGTTTGTTTACACCACTGTGGAGAAGGCCGCGGAGGAACACCAGCGCCTGCTCGCATGGGAAGAGGAAATGCTTGCCAAGGTGGAGCTGCCCTACCGTGTCATTGATACGGCGGCAGGTGATTTGGGTGGTTCCGCAGCCCGCAAGTTCGACTGTGAAGCATGGGTTCCTACGCAGGGGGACTACCGTGAACTGACCTCCACCTCTAATTGCACCAGCTATCAGGGACGCCGTTTGAATATCCGCGAACGCCTCGCAGCGGACGACGGCGGCAAGGGTGGCACCCGCGCGGTTGCTACACTCAACGGCACGCTAGCAACCACTCGCTGGATCGTGGCCATCCTGGAACACCACCAGAACGCCGACGGCTCCGTCAATGTCCCTGTTGCGCTGCGCAAATATTTGGGTGGCATGGAAGTGTTCCCGGTCCTGTAG
- a CDS encoding diacylglycerol kinase family protein — translation MPTEILVAIIVAAIVLAAAISWLGVRKLAQKHTRSAVGDFPHKIHLAKQQVVFIYNPAKHGSTDAKTLITRSVSKAGWPAPIFLETTVEDPGFSMAAAALDAKADVVIVGGGDGTVRAVAQTLRHTEVPLAIIPLGTGNLLARNLKLDVTDIAGNVQIALFGHQRHIDAGLMEIEDGVTGSVSKHSFMVIAGLGMDADVMNDTKSKLKAHVGWLAYSEAGLRHMAGARKKVSIALDDEPAQQRKVRSVLFANCGLLPGGIDFVPGALIDDGVLDVVVISPRSAFGWMAMAGKVVFQHKNHLPVIDFYRSQNLVIRTVMPVETQIDGDPTGPATCVKVSVETKAVLVRVAAPNNPV, via the coding sequence ATGCCAACTGAAATACTTGTAGCCATCATTGTGGCGGCCATTGTGCTCGCCGCTGCCATCAGCTGGCTGGGTGTGCGCAAACTCGCCCAGAAGCATACCCGCAGCGCTGTGGGCGATTTCCCGCACAAGATCCATCTTGCAAAACAGCAGGTTGTGTTTATCTATAACCCCGCCAAGCATGGGTCCACGGATGCCAAGACGCTCATCACCCGCTCCGTGTCGAAAGCTGGCTGGCCCGCCCCCATTTTTCTGGAAACCACCGTTGAAGATCCTGGTTTTTCCATGGCTGCTGCGGCGCTGGATGCCAAGGCCGACGTCGTTATTGTGGGCGGTGGTGATGGCACAGTTCGCGCTGTGGCCCAGACCCTACGGCATACCGAGGTGCCCCTTGCCATCATTCCCTTGGGCACCGGGAACCTGCTGGCCCGGAACCTGAAACTGGATGTCACTGACATTGCTGGCAACGTCCAGATTGCCTTGTTTGGGCATCAACGCCACATAGATGCCGGTCTGATGGAAATTGAGGATGGCGTTACAGGGTCCGTCTCCAAACATTCTTTTATGGTGATCGCCGGACTCGGCATGGACGCCGACGTCATGAACGACACCAAATCCAAGCTGAAAGCGCACGTAGGCTGGCTCGCCTACAGTGAGGCCGGGCTGCGCCACATGGCTGGGGCGCGCAAAAAAGTCAGCATTGCTTTAGATGATGAACCGGCTCAGCAGCGCAAGGTCCGTTCGGTGCTGTTTGCCAACTGCGGCTTGTTGCCCGGTGGCATTGATTTTGTTCCTGGCGCTTTGATTGACGACGGCGTCTTGGACGTTGTGGTGATCAGCCCACGCAGCGCTTTTGGCTGGATGGCGATGGCAGGCAAGGTGGTATTTCAGCACAAGAATCACTTGCCGGTCATTGACTTTTACCGCTCCCAAAATCTGGTTATTCGCACAGTCATGCCCGTTGAAACCCAGATTGACGGCGATCCCACGGGCCCTGCCACGTGCGTGAAGGTCAGTGTGGAAACCAAAGCGGTCTTGGTGCGCGTGGCCGCGCCCAATAATCCCGTGTAG